In a genomic window of Cynocephalus volans isolate mCynVol1 chromosome 1, mCynVol1.pri, whole genome shotgun sequence:
- the SLC16A14 gene encoding monocarboxylate transporter 14 produces MYTSHEDIGYDFEDDPKDKKTLKPHPDIDGGWAWMMVLSSFLVHILIMGSQMALGVLNVEWLEEFQQSRGLTAWVSSLSMGMTLIVGPFIGLFINTCGCRRTAIIGGLVNFLGWVLSAYAENVYYLFITFGVAAGLGSGMAYLPAVVMVGRYFQKRRALAQGLSTTGTGFGTFLMTVLLKYLCAEYGWRNAMIIQGAVSLNLCVCGALMRPLSPGKDASDPGGKSVKSTGQLGGTEDKDGGPGNEDALCDLQAPEGQGQGRQGKNMCAFRLLKAVSQLTLRVRRGFGDWYSGYFGTASLFTNRMFVAFIFWALFAYCSFVIPFIHLPEIVNLYNLSEQNDVFPLTSIIAIVHIFGKVILGIVADLPCISVWNVFLLANFTFVLSIFILPLMHTYVGLAVICALLGFSSGFFSLMPVVTEDLVGIEHLANAYGIIICANGISALLGPPFAGWIYDITQKYDFSFYICGLLYMIGILFLLIQPCIRIIEQSRRKYMDSAHV; encoded by the exons ATGTATACAAGTCATGAAGATATCGGGTATGATTTTGAAGATGACCCCAAGGATAAGAAGACACTTAAGCCCCACCCAGACATTGACGGCGGGTGGGCTTGGATGATggtcctttcctctttccttgtgCACATTCTCATCATGGGCTCCCAGATGGCGCTGGGCGTCCTCAATGTGGAATGGCTGGAAGAGTTCCAGCAGAGCCGCGGCCTGACTGCGTGGGTCAGCTCCCTGAGCATGGGCATGACCTTGATTGTGG GACCTTTCATCGGCTTGTTCATTAACACCTGCGGGTGCCGCCGGACCGCCATCATCGGAGGCCTCGTCAATTTCCTCGGCTGGGTGTTGAGCGCCTACGCCGAAAACGTGTATTATCTCTTTATTACGTTCGGAGTGGCAGCTG GCCTCGGCAGCGGGATGGCCTACCTGCCGGCTGTCGTCATGGTGGGCAGGTATTTTCAGAAGAGACGAGCCCTGGCCCAGGGCCTCAGCACCACGGGGACGGGATTTGGCACGTTCCTCATGACGGTGTTGCTGAAGTACCTGTGCGCAGAGTACGGGTGGCGCAATGCCATGATCATCCAGGGCGCCGTGTCCTTAAACCTGTGCGTGTGCGGGGCGCTCATGCGGCCGCTGTCCCCGGGGAAGGACGCCAGCGACCCGGGAGGGAAGTCTGTGAAGTCCACGGGACAGCTGGGTGGAACCGAAGACAAGGACGGTGGGCCCGGGAATGAGGACGCCCTGTGTGACCTCCAAGCCCCGGAGGGCCAGGGTCAAGGCCGCCAGGGGAAGAACATGTGCGCTTTCCGGCTGCTGAAGGCCGTGAGCCAGCTGACCCTGAGAGTCAGGAGGGGCTTCGGGGACTGGTACTCGGGCTACTTCGGCACAGCCTCGCTCTTTACTAACCGGATGTTTGTAGCCTTTATTTTCTGGGCTCTGTTTGCATACTGTAGCTTTGTCATCCCCTTCATTCACCTCCCAGAAATAGTCAATCTGTATAATTTATCGGAGCAAAACGATGTTTTCCCTCTGACTTCAATTATAGCAATAGTCCATATCTTTGGAAAAGTGATCCTGGGCATCGTGGCCGACTTACCTTGCATCAGCGTCTGGAATGTCTTCCTTCTGGCCAACTTCACCTTCGtcctcagtatttttattttgccacTGATGCACACGTATGTTGGCCTGGCTGTCATCTGCGCGTTGTTAGGGTTTTCCAGTGGTTTCTTCTCCCTGATGCCCGTGGTGACCGAAGACTTGGTGGGCATTGAACACCTGGCCAACGCCTACGGCATCATCATCTGTGCTAATGGCATCTCTGCGCTGCTGGGGCCGCCTTTTGCAG GGTGGATCTACGACATCacacaaaaatatgatttttccTTCTATATATGTGGTTTGCTTTACATGATAGGAATTCTCTTTTTACTCATTCAACCATGTATTCGAATTATAGAACAATCCAGAAGAAAATACATGGACAGTGCACATGTTTAG